A genomic window from Deltaproteobacteria bacterium includes:
- the alr gene encoding alanine racemase: MQQVVFSSRTELKRHTDMISGPWVEVDLDAIAHNYRQIQNICNVPLMPVIKGNAYGHGHIEVGRFLEKIGAHSLCVGYLREAVALREAGITCPILNLGPFSPKEAETIITQNISQSVFTDHVDHLDQTAGRLGKVARVHIKIDTGLGRVGVPYDSAQDYIRHVAGLSKIRIEGVFTTLTEDQSFDHEQLRRFNTIVESAADQSIDLGLRHAASSAAILEYPESHLDLVRPGITIFGHYPSTKEFRKRRIELKPALSLKARVSCVKILKKGDAVAYHRIYRAEEDQLMITGAIGYPDGYPSHIANKAQCIIRGRPYPLVATVTANNIYIQGNVDAEVAVGDEILLMGGGRNGPVSVESLAEISELSEYKLLAGLNPLLHRFYYSTQL, from the coding sequence ATGCAACAAGTTGTTTTCAGCAGCAGAACCGAACTAAAGCGTCACACCGACATGATATCCGGGCCTTGGGTGGAAGTGGATCTGGATGCGATCGCCCATAACTACCGGCAGATCCAAAACATATGTAACGTTCCGTTGATGCCGGTTATCAAGGGTAATGCTTATGGTCACGGACATATCGAAGTCGGCCGCTTTCTGGAGAAAATCGGCGCACACAGCCTCTGTGTGGGTTATTTGAGAGAAGCGGTGGCGCTTCGCGAGGCCGGAATCACCTGCCCGATTCTGAATCTCGGTCCTTTTTCACCCAAAGAAGCTGAAACCATAATCACCCAAAATATCTCTCAATCCGTATTTACAGATCATGTTGATCACCTGGATCAGACTGCAGGGCGACTGGGGAAAGTGGCACGTGTCCATATCAAAATTGACACAGGCCTGGGTCGTGTGGGAGTACCTTATGATTCGGCTCAGGACTATATAAGACACGTTGCCGGGCTCTCTAAGATACGGATAGAAGGTGTGTTCACGACCCTGACAGAGGATCAATCCTTTGATCACGAACAACTTCGGCGATTCAATACCATTGTCGAATCGGCAGCAGATCAAAGCATTGACCTTGGGCTGCGGCATGCCGCCTCCAGCGCGGCAATCCTGGAGTACCCTGAATCCCATTTGGATCTGGTCCGCCCGGGTATTACGATATTCGGTCATTATCCATCCACAAAGGAGTTCAGGAAACGCCGGATCGAATTAAAACCGGCCCTCTCACTCAAAGCACGGGTATCCTGTGTCAAAATATTAAAGAAAGGGGATGCAGTAGCCTATCATCGTATTTATCGGGCCGAGGAGGATCAGTTGATGATCACCGGCGCCATAGGTTATCCGGACGGGTATCCTTCTCACATTGCAAACAAGGCGCAGTGCATAATCCGCGGTCGCCCCTATCCACTCGTAGCAACCGTCACTGCAAACAATATATATATCCAAGGAAATGTTGACGCGGAAGTAGCCGTGGGGGATGAAATACTCCTGATGGGCGGCGGACGGAATGGACCGGTCTCGGTTGAATCCCTTGCGGAGATTTCGGAACTGTCTGAGTATAAACTATTGGCCGGACTCAACCCTTTGCTACACCGCTTCTATTACTCAACCCAACTATAA
- a CDS encoding D-cysteine desulfhydrase family protein: MKIENLPRFHLADMNTPLEEMKRMRAKLGGPKLFIKRDDLIGLAMGGNKIRKLEFLIGDALSKGADTLITAGGIQSNHCRLTAAAAVKAGLACELVISGEPPELPDGNLLLDRLFGANVNWCTREQRDAEMEAVADRLRAEGRRPYVIPVGGSNNVGTVGYVLAMGELVQQLRQHELRVDYVVVASSSGGTQAGLMLGAEIFGFKGKILGISIDQVKTGKAAFPPVLAHIANTTADRLGTDIKLREQDFMLNCDYLGAGYAVPGDLEREAIETTSRTEGILLGPVYTGRAMGGMFDIIRKGFFQPEETVVFWHTGGTPELFAYNHEFI, encoded by the coding sequence ATGAAAATAGAAAATTTGCCTCGATTCCATCTGGCGGACATGAATACACCACTTGAAGAAATGAAAAGGATGAGAGCCAAGCTGGGCGGGCCTAAATTGTTCATCAAACGTGATGATCTCATCGGGCTGGCTATGGGTGGCAACAAAATCCGGAAACTCGAATTCCTGATAGGCGATGCATTGTCCAAAGGAGCCGATACTCTGATCACCGCCGGCGGCATACAATCCAACCATTGCCGGTTGACTGCAGCTGCCGCCGTAAAGGCGGGGTTGGCATGTGAACTGGTTATTTCCGGTGAACCGCCTGAACTGCCTGACGGAAATTTGCTGTTGGACAGGCTCTTTGGGGCTAATGTCAACTGGTGTACCCGCGAGCAGCGAGACGCGGAAATGGAGGCGGTTGCCGATAGACTCCGCGCTGAGGGACGCAGACCTTACGTGATTCCCGTTGGAGGCTCCAACAATGTGGGAACCGTAGGTTATGTTCTGGCAATGGGGGAATTGGTGCAACAATTGAGGCAGCACGAACTGAGGGTGGATTACGTGGTGGTTGCCAGCAGTTCCGGAGGAACGCAAGCCGGTTTGATGCTGGGCGCAGAGATTTTCGGGTTTAAAGGTAAGATTCTGGGAATCAGCATCGATCAGGTGAAAACGGGCAAAGCGGCTTTTCCTCCAGTGTTGGCCCATATTGCCAATACAACGGCGGACAGGCTTGGGACAGACATCAAACTCAGAGAGCAGGATTTTATGCTCAATTGCGATTATCTTGGCGCCGGATATGCCGTCCCCGGGGATCTTGAAAGAGAAGCCATTGAAACGACCAGTCGGACGGAAGGCATTTTGCTGGGTCCGGTTTACACTGGTCGTGCCATGGGCGGCATGTTTGATATCATTCGCAAAGGATTTTTTCAGCCCGAAGAGACAGTGGTTTTTTGGCATACCGGCGGGACACCTGAATTATTTGCTTATAATCATGAATTTATATGA